In a single window of the Gossypium hirsutum isolate 1008001.06 chromosome D02, Gossypium_hirsutum_v2.1, whole genome shotgun sequence genome:
- the LOC107908485 gene encoding phosphoethanolamine N-methyltransferase 1, protein MAANGFVGDERKVQKNYWIEHSVDLTVEAMMLDSKAADIDKEERPEVLSLLPPYEGKTILELGAGIGRFTGDLAKKAGHVIALDFIENVIKKNETINGHYKNVKFLCADVTSPDLAFTEGSLDLIFSNWLLMYLSDKEVENLAERMLKWLKVGGHIFFRESCFHQSGDCKRKNNPTHYREPRFYTKVFKECQATDDSGNSFELSLVGCKCIGAYVKNKKNQNQICWIFQKVVSDNDKGFQRFLDSVQYKSNSILRYERVFGPGYVSTGGIETTKEFVGKLDLKPGQKVLDVGCGIGGGDIYMAEEFDVHVVGIDLSVNMISFALERATGLKCSVEFEVADCPKKVYPDNSFDVIYSRDTILHIHDKPALFRSFYKWLKPGGKLLISDYCKSSKTPSTEFAAYIKQRGYDLHDVKSYGQMLEDAGFDVILAEDRTDQFLQVLQRELNQVEKEKDAFISDFSKEDYDEIVGGWKAKLIRSSSGEQRWGLFLAKKKN, encoded by the exons ATGGCGGCTAACG GATTTGTAGGAGATGAACGCAAAGTTCAAAAGAATTACTGGATTGAACACTCGGTTGATCTGACGGTGGAGGCTATGATGCTCGACTCCAAAGCCGCTGATATTGACAAAGAAGAACGTCCCGAA GTGCTCTCCTTACTCCCTCCATATGAAGGGAAAACCATTTTGGAACTAGGAGCTGGCATTGGCCGATTTACTGGTGACTTAGCTAAGAAGGCTGGTCATGTTATAGCATTAGACTTCATTGAGAATGTTATAAAGAAG AATGAAACCATCAATGGACATTATAAGAACGTCAAATTCCTCTGTGCGGATGTCACTTCCCCTGATTTGGCTTTTACAGAAGGATCACTGGACTTGATTTTCTCAAACTGGCTGTTGATGTATCTCTCAGATAAAGAG GTTGAGAATTTGGCCGAAAGGATGCTCAAGTGGTTGAAGGTTGGTGGACATATTTTCTTCAGGGAGTCTTGCTTTCATCAATCTGGTGATTGCAAGAGAAAGAACAACCCAACTCACTATCGCGAGCCCAGATTTTACACTAAG GTCTTTAAAGAATGCCAAGCAACTGATGATTCTGGAAATTCATTTGAACTTTCTCTTGTTGGCTGCAAGTGCATTGGAGCTTATGTTAAGAACAAAAAGAATCAGAATCAG ATTTGCTGGATCTTCCAAAAAGTTGTTTCAGATAATGATAAGGGATTCCAGCGCTTCTTGGATTCTGTTCAGTACAAATCTAATAGCATTCTCCGTTATGAGCGTGTCTTTGGACCAGGATATGTGAGCACAGGAGGAATTG AAACAACAAAAGAATTTGTGGGGAAGTTAGATCTTAAGCCTGGCCAAAAGGTCCTAGATGTTGGCTGTGGCATTGGTGGAGGTGACATTTATATGGCTGAGGAATTTGATGTTCATGTTGTGGGCATCGACCTCTCCGTAAACATGATATCCTTTGCTCTTGAACGAGCTACTGGACTGAAATGCTCAGTGGAATTTGAAGTTGCTGATTGCCCCAAGAAGGTTTATCCGGACAACAGTTTTGATGTTATCTACAGCCGTGACACTATTCTACACATTCAT GACAAACCTGCACTGTTTAGATCTTTCTACAAATGGTTGAAGCCAGGAGGCAAACTCCTCATAAGTGATTACTGTAAAAGTTCCAAGACTCCATCCACGGAGTTTGCTGCGTATATCAAGCAGAGAGGCTATGATCTTCATGATGTAAAATCATATGGACAG ATGCTTGAGGATGCTggttttgatgtgattcttgCAGAGGATCGAACCGATCAG TTCTTACAAGTTCTGCAGCGTGAATTGAACCAAGTGGAGAAAGAGAAGGATGCATTCATCTCTGACTTCTCTAAG GAAGACTATGATGAAATAGTTGGAGGATGGAAGGCAAAGCTGATAAGAAGCTCATCAGGGGAGCAGAGATGGGGCCTTTTCCTTGCCAAGAAGAAGAACTAA